In Mucilaginibacter celer, one DNA window encodes the following:
- a CDS encoding SDR family oxidoreductase, translated as MELFSLKGKTAVVTGALGLIGQKHCEALAAAGANVVVADLGAEQTALFAAQLGDNHLGIEVDVTSKESLIDALNAVLNKYDSVDILVNNAAINDKFENPAMAKELSAFENYPLEAFQLSLNVNITGVFLCSQVFGTQMSLQRSGSIINIASTYGIVGPDQTIYRDAQGKQTFYKSAAYPVTKGAIINFTRFLAAYWGHTGVRVNTLSPGGVEAGQTGDFINNYSAKTLLGRMAKASDYQGALIFLASEASAYMTGANLVVDGGWTAI; from the coding sequence ATGGAGCTTTTTTCATTAAAAGGAAAAACAGCTGTAGTTACGGGTGCTTTAGGCCTTATCGGCCAAAAACACTGCGAGGCCCTTGCAGCGGCAGGAGCCAACGTGGTAGTAGCTGATTTAGGAGCTGAGCAAACCGCCCTATTCGCTGCACAATTAGGCGATAATCATTTGGGCATTGAGGTTGATGTAACCAGCAAAGAATCATTAATTGACGCGCTTAATGCCGTATTAAACAAATACGATTCGGTGGATATATTGGTGAACAACGCCGCCATTAACGATAAGTTTGAAAATCCGGCCATGGCCAAAGAGCTTTCGGCTTTTGAAAACTATCCGTTAGAGGCTTTTCAGCTATCGCTTAACGTGAACATTACCGGCGTGTTTTTATGCTCGCAGGTGTTTGGCACCCAGATGTCATTACAGCGCAGCGGCAGCATCATCAACATTGCCTCAACTTACGGTATTGTTGGGCCTGATCAAACGATCTATCGCGATGCACAGGGAAAACAAACCTTTTATAAGTCGGCAGCTTACCCGGTGACCAAGGGGGCTATCATCAACTTTACGCGCTTTCTGGCAGCCTATTGGGGGCATACAGGTGTTAGAGTTAACACCCTTTCGCCAGGTGGCGTAGAGGCCGGGCAAACCGGGGATTTTATTAACAACTATTCAGCAAAAACACTATTGGGCCGCATGGCCAAAGCGAGCGACTATCAGGGCGCACTCATATTTCTGGCCAGCGAAGCATCGGCATACATGACCGGCGCTAACCTGGTTGTAGACGGGGGATGGACAGCAATTTAA
- a CDS encoding HAD-IA family hydrolase: MNEILKQKAAGIKLLLTDNDGVLTDAGVYYNAEGELLKKFSMRDGMGVERLRKLANVEIGIVSGENSPSLAKRAEKLNITELHLGIRDKVAAFKEICSRLNLSPNEVAFIGDDTNDIEIMKLAGLSASPADGLPQVKAQVDFVSTLNGGDGCFREFAEFIIEAKNDKFLTGNRNGTITLQNGRVIGKGQPSYIIAEIGINHNGSLEICKKLIDEAVAAKADAVKFQKRTPEICVPRDQWEIMRDTPWGRISYIDYKRKTEFGIAEYATIDQYCKKVGIDWFVSAWDAPSVDFMEQFDTILYKLASASLTDFDLIQRILETGKPLMLSTGMSTMKEIETTMDYINKFDENYPLFIAHSTSAYPCPPQELNLKMIRTLENKYPGIPIGYSGHETGLATTVGAVAMGATFVERHFTLDRAMWGSDHAASVEPGGFQRLVRDIRDVETAAGDGEKRVYESELAPMKRLRVNISDEYKEKPTVK, from the coding sequence ATGAACGAGATTTTAAAACAAAAAGCGGCAGGCATTAAACTATTGCTAACCGACAACGACGGGGTACTAACAGATGCAGGCGTATACTACAACGCCGAAGGCGAATTGCTGAAAAAATTCAGCATGCGCGATGGTATGGGTGTTGAACGCCTACGCAAACTGGCTAACGTAGAAATAGGGATTGTGAGCGGCGAAAACTCACCATCGCTGGCTAAAAGGGCCGAAAAATTAAATATCACTGAATTACATTTAGGCATCAGGGATAAAGTGGCAGCTTTTAAAGAGATCTGCAGCCGTTTAAACCTATCGCCTAACGAAGTTGCTTTTATTGGCGATGATACCAACGATATCGAGATCATGAAACTTGCAGGCCTTAGCGCCTCGCCCGCCGATGGCCTGCCACAGGTTAAGGCGCAGGTTGATTTTGTGAGCACCTTAAACGGCGGCGATGGCTGTTTCCGCGAGTTTGCAGAGTTCATCATCGAAGCTAAAAACGATAAGTTTTTAACCGGCAACCGCAATGGTACCATTACCCTGCAAAATGGTCGCGTAATTGGTAAAGGCCAGCCAAGCTATATTATTGCCGAAATCGGCATCAACCACAACGGATCGTTAGAGATCTGCAAAAAACTGATTGACGAAGCCGTAGCAGCCAAAGCAGATGCCGTAAAATTCCAGAAACGTACACCGGAAATTTGCGTTCCGCGCGACCAATGGGAAATTATGCGCGATACCCCATGGGGCCGTATTAGCTACATCGACTACAAACGCAAAACCGAATTTGGCATTGCCGAATACGCCACCATCGATCAATACTGCAAAAAAGTAGGTATCGACTGGTTCGTATCTGCATGGGATGCGCCTTCGGTTGATTTTATGGAGCAGTTTGATACCATTTTATACAAACTGGCATCAGCTTCATTAACCGATTTTGATCTGATCCAACGCATACTGGAAACCGGCAAACCGCTGATGCTTTCGACCGGTATGTCGACTATGAAAGAGATCGAAACCACGATGGATTACATCAACAAATTTGATGAAAACTATCCGCTGTTCATCGCTCATTCAACCTCGGCCTACCCATGCCCTCCACAGGAATTGAACCTTAAAATGATCCGGACTTTGGAGAACAAATATCCGGGCATCCCAATCGGTTACTCAGGCCACGAAACCGGCCTGGCTACTACCGTAGGTGCAGTAGCTATGGGGGCAACATTTGTTGAACGTCACTTTACTTTAGATAGAGCCATGTGGGGTTCAGATCATGCGGCATCTGTTGAACCAGGAGGCTTCCAACGTTTGGTTCGTGATATCCGCGATGTGGAAACAGCCGCAGGCGATGGCGAAAAACGCGTTTACGAATCAGAACTGGCACCGATGAAACGCCTGCGCGTTAACATCAGCGACGAATACAAAGAAAAACCAACCGTAAAATAA
- a CDS encoding sterol desaturase family protein: MPQEQVLTITSTILFCWIAFIIAWERISPYRKGLKFFREGFWIDLVWYTLIQSYFLKILIFDYIIAPMQRHWDLSHFHFVSNWPVAVQVLFFLFTHDLYIYLFHRFQHSNKLFWRFHEAHHSGKEVDFLAGSRSHVVEIIINQTIEFAPIILLGADPMVIPIKAMLDAMFGMFIHGNIKVNMGKLKYIINSPELHLWHHANYIEVFHANFATKFSFWDYLFKSVYDPGHAPGDKPENWGLHYDYPRDYFLQHAFSVKRFDEQKLLKYRWFSWYYNLRPQLMGLLNKALPAKLKASVQQTDTTKAANKLPEPVILAPQEENILQ, translated from the coding sequence ATGCCACAGGAACAAGTACTTACCATCACATCCACTATCCTTTTTTGCTGGATAGCATTCATCATTGCCTGGGAGCGGATCTCACCTTACAGAAAAGGTTTGAAATTTTTCAGGGAAGGGTTTTGGATCGACCTGGTATGGTACACGCTGATACAAAGTTACTTTCTCAAAATTCTGATTTTCGATTATATCATCGCGCCTATGCAAAGGCATTGGGACTTGTCGCATTTTCATTTTGTGAGTAACTGGCCGGTGGCTGTGCAGGTGTTGTTCTTTTTGTTTACACACGATCTGTATATCTACTTGTTTCACCGCTTTCAGCATTCCAATAAGCTTTTCTGGAGGTTTCACGAAGCGCACCATTCGGGTAAGGAAGTTGATTTCCTGGCCGGATCACGGTCGCATGTTGTAGAAATTATTATCAATCAAACCATCGAGTTTGCACCTATCATTCTGTTAGGTGCCGACCCGATGGTTATACCGATAAAAGCCATGTTGGATGCCATGTTCGGCATGTTTATCCATGGCAATATCAAGGTAAACATGGGCAAGCTGAAATACATCATCAACTCGCCCGAGCTGCATTTATGGCACCATGCCAACTACATCGAGGTGTTTCACGCCAACTTTGCTACCAAGTTTTCATTTTGGGATTACCTGTTTAAATCAGTTTATGATCCGGGCCACGCGCCGGGAGACAAACCCGAAAACTGGGGATTACATTATGATTATCCGCGCGATTACTTTTTGCAGCATGCCTTTAGTGTAAAACGCTTTGACGAGCAAAAGCTGCTTAAATACCGCTGGTTTAGCTGGTATTATAATTTACGGCCACAGTTAATGGGCCTCTTAAACAAAGCGCTGCCGGCTAAGTTAAAAGCATCTGTACAACAAACAGATACAACAAAGGCAGCGAATAAATTGCCTGAACCGGTTATCTTAGCGCCTCAGGAAGAAAACATTTTACAATAA
- a CDS encoding DMT family transporter → MAWLYLLIAAAFEAAWTFCLKFMKFSDLKALRWNSVLSLQYGLPVWLPFLGYILFGIGNIYFFSLSIKSVPTAVAYAVWTAVTLILIKIVEMTFLGERLSYMEIFFMLLIMTGVLGLKFYGPQVK, encoded by the coding sequence TTGGCCTGGTTATACCTTTTAATAGCTGCCGCGTTTGAAGCGGCCTGGACCTTCTGCTTAAAATTCATGAAATTCAGCGATTTGAAAGCTCTGCGCTGGAATTCGGTTTTGAGCTTGCAATATGGGTTGCCGGTTTGGTTGCCGTTTTTGGGTTATATACTTTTTGGTATCGGTAATATTTACTTCTTTTCCTTATCCATTAAATCGGTGCCCACTGCTGTGGCTTATGCCGTCTGGACGGCTGTAACGCTCATCCTGATTAAGATTGTTGAAATGACTTTTTTGGGGGAACGGCTATCGTATATGGAGATCTTTTTTATGTTGTTGATTATGACGGGTGTGTTGGGATTGAAGTTTTATGGGCCGCAGGTAAAGTAA
- a CDS encoding inositol oxygenase family protein, with protein MDKLTEKEISPLASIEEWEDDVLERYPEPGPAKAKDEFRVYSEAEDNPVREFYRLNHKYQTYDNVLAKKANFLKFDKMEMPWWKAMEYLNTLVDDSDPDISLDQLQHLLQTAESIRADGHPDWFVLTGFIHDLGKVLCLFGEPQWNVVGDTFPVGCKFSDKIVYPEFFADNPDSYDERFNTKYGVYTHQCGLDNVQMSWGHDEYLYQITKDHLPEEALYMIRYHSFYSQHREKAYDHLLTAHDQEMFKWVDKFNPYDLYSKSPKPPVVSELKPYYEDLIAKYLPATVKL; from the coding sequence ATGGACAAGTTAACCGAAAAGGAAATTTCTCCTTTGGCCAGTATCGAAGAGTGGGAAGATGATGTGTTAGAACGTTACCCGGAGCCGGGCCCTGCCAAAGCGAAGGATGAGTTCAGAGTATACAGCGAGGCCGAAGATAACCCGGTACGCGAGTTTTACAGGTTAAATCACAAGTATCAAACTTATGATAACGTTTTGGCCAAAAAGGCCAATTTTTTAAAGTTTGATAAAATGGAAATGCCATGGTGGAAAGCCATGGAGTATCTGAATACATTGGTTGATGATTCGGATCCGGATATTTCACTCGATCAGTTACAGCATTTACTGCAAACTGCCGAGTCGATCCGCGCCGATGGTCACCCGGACTGGTTTGTATTAACCGGTTTTATCCACGACCTGGGTAAAGTACTTTGCCTTTTTGGCGAGCCCCAATGGAACGTGGTAGGGGATACCTTCCCGGTAGGCTGCAAATTTTCGGATAAGATAGTTTATCCTGAGTTTTTTGCCGATAACCCGGATAGCTATGATGAGCGTTTCAATACCAAATATGGTGTTTATACGCATCAATGCGGTTTGGATAATGTACAAATGTCGTGGGGACACGATGAGTATTTGTACCAGATCACTAAAGATCACCTACCGGAAGAGGCGCTGTACATGATCCGTTATCACTCGTTTTATTCGCAGCACCGCGAGAAAGCGTACGATCATTTACTAACCGCGCACGACCAGGAGATGTTTAAATGGGTTGATAAGTTTAACCCTTACGATCTGTATTCAAAAAGCCCGAAACCACCGGTGGTATCGGAATTAAAACCATACTATGAAGATCTGATAGCCAAATATTTACCGGCTACAGTGAAATTATAA
- a CDS encoding LacI family DNA-binding transcriptional regulator, producing MDKVNIKKLAAELNLSAATVSRALRDSHEIGAATKARVMEMARKMNYVANPSASNLRSHKSKTIAVIVPEIANSFFSQAINGIEEIARAHNYHVLIYQTHENVEAENAFIRSLLSGRVDGILISIASGTSESRNYKDVLPVLPLIFFDRVCEDIEAIKITTNDYQSSYTATKHLIENGCKKIAYLKAIDHTPAGKNRIAGYVNALKDSEILFDERLMIDTRSEQENVELIKNLLQTQKPDGLIASIEELSLPCYYACRELSLKIPTDVKIISFSNLKTAGILNPSLTTIAQPAFEMGRTAAGILFKILNRKEVELNQTLVLDSELVVRDSTQNLY from the coding sequence GTGGATAAAGTAAACATCAAAAAGCTCGCCGCCGAACTTAACCTCTCTGCCGCTACCGTATCGCGCGCGTTAAGGGACAGCCATGAAATTGGCGCGGCAACCAAGGCAAGGGTAATGGAAATGGCGCGGAAGATGAATTACGTAGCCAACCCATCGGCCAGTAACCTGCGCAGCCATAAAAGCAAAACCATAGCGGTTATTGTGCCTGAGATTGCAAACAGCTTTTTTTCGCAGGCTATAAACGGTATTGAAGAGATTGCCCGTGCGCATAATTATCACGTACTGATATACCAGACCCACGAGAACGTTGAAGCTGAAAACGCCTTTATCCGAAGCCTGCTAAGCGGACGTGTAGATGGGATTTTAATATCGATAGCCAGCGGTACAAGCGAAAGCCGGAATTATAAGGATGTATTGCCCGTTTTGCCTTTGATATTTTTCGACAGGGTTTGTGAGGATATCGAGGCCATCAAAATAACCACCAACGATTACCAGAGCAGTTATACCGCCACCAAACATCTCATTGAAAATGGCTGCAAAAAGATAGCGTATTTAAAAGCTATTGACCATACTCCTGCCGGAAAAAACCGCATAGCTGGCTATGTTAATGCTTTAAAGGATAGTGAGATTTTATTTGATGAGCGGCTAATGATAGATACCCGGAGCGAGCAGGAAAATGTTGAGTTGATCAAAAATCTGCTGCAAACTCAGAAGCCGGACGGGCTCATCGCCTCGATAGAAGAGCTATCTCTCCCCTGCTATTACGCGTGTCGGGAATTAAGCTTGAAAATCCCAACGGATGTAAAGATCATTAGCTTTTCGAACCTGAAAACAGCCGGGATTTTAAACCCATCGCTTACAACAATAGCTCAACCTGCATTTGAAATGGGCCGGACAGCGGCCGGGATTTTGTTTAAGATATTGAACAGGAAAGAGGTTGAGCTAAACCAGACTTTGGTTTTGGATTCGGAGTTGGTGGTGCGGGATTCGACGCAAAATTTGTATTGA
- a CDS encoding TonB-dependent receptor, with protein sequence MKTTRTLLLLIITTIHFAAYAQNGSLKGRLTGGSEPLAYATVVLTGTQTGTTSNDKGHYELKNIKPGSYEVSFSAIGYLTEKYKVTIQSGQVTTLSGNLKENNSKLNEVVVTGVSRATELRQNPVPIAVMTKREMNENVNNNIIDAIVKGVPGVSAVTTGPNISKPFIRGLGYNRVLTLYDGIRQEGQQWGDEHGIEIDQYGIGRAEVIKGPASLIYGSDALAGVINMIPAMPENGDGVLKGDYLADYHTNNGMIGTSLGLAYKKTDWKYTFRATAKTAHDYQNKVDGFVYNTGFREYNLSGNVRTDKKWGFWQLSGTLYDNKQEIPDGSRDSLSRRFTKQVAEGAADDIKNRPLVSDNELRSYAIAPLHQRIQHYRLYSFGELKMGQSSLDVALGLQQSIRGEYNHPTMVNQPGLYVVLNTLNYDVKYNLPAFAGIESTIGVNGMYQTNRSKAATDFPIPDYNLFDAGTFFFAKKTFGKLDLSGGIRYDNRNIRWNDFYVGPNPDNGFTKHVALPDTAGANLQFPAFRHTYHGVSGSLGLTYNVSERLLLKANIARGYRAPNITEIGSNGLDPGAHIVYLGDRTFKPEFSLQQDIGIISYLKDADLIAEFFNNNIDNYIFQAKLNDANGNPVVIVPGNSTYKYQQSKARLYGAEVTVNLHPQKLKWLAFNNSLAYVTGINKDQKLIAQSNGAAKYLPFIPPVHVRSELKFNLQQNGKTFSKTYFKLEADIYAAQNRFYALDNTETATPGYTLINVGAGTKIKTKSERTFCELFLQVDNLFDKAYQSNLNRLKYFEYYTASPNGRSGICNIGRNVSLKVMFPF encoded by the coding sequence ATGAAAACAACCCGTACGCTTTTACTGCTAATAATTACCACTATACACTTTGCCGCCTACGCCCAAAACGGCTCGTTAAAGGGCCGCTTAACGGGAGGCAGCGAACCGCTTGCATACGCCACCGTAGTGCTTACCGGTACCCAAACCGGTACCACCAGCAATGATAAAGGCCATTACGAACTGAAGAACATCAAACCCGGCAGCTACGAAGTGTCATTTTCCGCAATAGGTTATCTTACCGAAAAGTATAAGGTCACCATACAAAGCGGGCAAGTAACAACTCTGAGCGGCAATTTAAAAGAAAACAATTCCAAACTAAACGAAGTGGTGGTAACCGGCGTGTCTCGTGCTACCGAACTTCGCCAAAACCCCGTGCCTATTGCTGTAATGACCAAAAGGGAAATGAACGAAAACGTGAATAATAACATTATAGATGCTATTGTTAAAGGCGTACCAGGCGTTAGCGCGGTTACTACCGGCCCCAATATTTCCAAACCATTTATCCGCGGCCTGGGCTATAACAGGGTGCTTACTTTGTACGATGGCATAAGGCAGGAAGGCCAGCAATGGGGCGATGAACATGGCATCGAGATCGATCAATATGGCATAGGCAGGGCTGAAGTAATTAAAGGCCCGGCAAGTTTAATTTACGGTTCGGATGCGCTGGCGGGTGTGATCAATATGATCCCGGCTATGCCCGAGAACGGCGATGGGGTTTTAAAAGGCGATTACCTGGCCGATTATCATACCAACAATGGCATGATCGGTACATCGCTTGGCCTGGCGTATAAAAAAACTGATTGGAAATATACTTTCCGTGCCACGGCTAAGACTGCTCATGATTATCAGAACAAGGTTGATGGGTTTGTTTATAATACCGGTTTCCGGGAGTATAACCTGAGTGGCAATGTACGAACTGATAAAAAGTGGGGCTTCTGGCAGCTATCCGGTACATTATATGATAACAAACAGGAAATACCCGACGGTAGCCGCGATTCGCTTTCCCGGCGTTTTACCAAACAGGTTGCCGAGGGGGCAGCGGATGATATTAAGAACAGGCCGTTGGTTAGCGATAATGAGCTCAGGTCATATGCTATAGCGCCACTGCACCAACGCATTCAGCATTACAGGTTGTATAGTTTTGGTGAGTTAAAAATGGGGCAGAGCAGCCTTGATGTGGCTTTGGGTTTGCAACAAAGTATTCGCGGGGAATATAATCATCCCACAATGGTTAATCAGCCGGGTTTATATGTGGTGTTGAATACGCTTAATTATGATGTAAAATATAACCTGCCCGCCTTTGCCGGTATTGAAAGTACCATCGGTGTAAACGGCATGTATCAAACTAACCGGAGTAAAGCTGCTACTGATTTCCCAATACCTGATTATAATTTGTTTGATGCGGGAACTTTCTTTTTCGCCAAAAAAACTTTTGGAAAGCTTGATCTGTCGGGTGGCATCAGGTATGATAACCGTAATATCCGGTGGAATGATTTTTATGTGGGGCCAAATCCTGATAATGGTTTTACCAAACATGTTGCGCTACCCGATACGGCGGGGGCTAATTTGCAGTTCCCTGCTTTCAGACATACCTACCATGGCGTTTCGGGCAGTTTGGGGTTAACCTATAACGTAAGTGAACGGTTATTACTGAAAGCCAATATTGCCCGTGGCTACCGTGCGCCAAATATTACCGAGATTGGCTCGAACGGCTTGGATCCCGGAGCGCACATTGTATACTTAGGCGACCGTACTTTTAAACCCGAATTTAGCTTACAACAGGATATCGGAATTATATCTTACCTGAAAGATGCCGACCTTATTGCCGAGTTTTTTAATAATAATATTGATAATTATATCTTTCAGGCTAAATTGAACGATGCTAATGGCAACCCGGTGGTTATTGTTCCCGGCAATAGCACCTACAAATATCAGCAATCGAAAGCCAGGTTGTATGGGGCTGAGGTAACGGTAAATCTGCATCCACAAAAGTTAAAATGGCTGGCATTTAATAATAGTTTGGCCTATGTAACGGGTATTAATAAAGATCAAAAACTCATCGCTCAATCAAACGGGGCGGCTAAGTATCTGCCATTTATACCGCCGGTGCATGTGCGCTCGGAATTGAAGTTTAATTTGCAGCAAAACGGAAAAACTTTCTCAAAAACATATTTTAAGCTTGAGGCTGATATTTATGCTGCGCAAAATCGTTTTTACGCGTTGGATAATACCGAAACAGCTACACCGGGATATACATTGATCAATGTTGGTGCGGGAACCAAAATCAAAACAAAATCGGAACGAACGTTTTGCGAGTTGTTTTTGCAGGTTGATAATTTGTTTGATAAAGCCTATCAATCAAATTTAAACCGGTTAAAGTATTTTGAATATTACACAGCGTCGCCAAATGGCCGTTCCGGGATTTGTAATATTGGACGGAACGTGAGTTTGAAAGTGATGTTTCCGTTTTGA